In Planococcus sp. MB-3u-03, the DNA window GCCAGACGCGCTCGATTTGATTGAGATCGAGTGCGTTCTTTACTATTCGCAAATCGGCGATCCGGTCGGGATGATTTATGACCGCTTCCCCGACGAGCGGCTCTCCATAGATAAACCATTCAAGCTCATGCGGATCAGCGAGCATTCGAAGCTTTCGCCCGATAATGGTCACAGCAAGCGCCGATTGCAGCGTTTCCATATTGCTTTCCGTGCTTCCTGACACCGGCGGCACCGGCATGTCGAGCTCGGAAAATAATTGCGTGATGCCCGAGACATAACGCGGCCATTGCAGCTCCCCGCTGAAATTATGGAGCAGGATGGCAGTTGCTTCTCCACCAGCTGCCCATTGTTCAGCCAATGCGACACGTGCGGCGAACTTCGCGGCGACTTCATCCGGCACATGCACGATGTCCTGCGGCTTCTCCCCAATTGCCGCTGAATTATCCGTCGTGATGACCATCCCATCCACCATCAATGCGTTGCGCATCAGGCAAATCTCCTCGCAGCTGCTGTAACGAATGGGGCGACAAGTCCAGCTGCTACGGCATTAATCGATGCGGCCAGCAGCAATCCAGGGACTGAGGCATAGAAAAAGGCAGGAGATAACAGGAAATAAAACGGCACGGCCGCCAACACGCCGTTTCCGATAATGAACGCTCCCCATTTCCACCAGGTTTTGCCGTTTCTATGCAGTTTCGCGAACAGCCAGACGACCGCAAACATCTCAAGCGCGATCAATAAATGAAACGGGCCGAGCGGCATACCGCCGAATAAAGCCGATAACAGGTGGCCCGCCGCTGCGATAAAACCGGCAAGCGGTGCCGCAAGAAACAGCGCGGCAATAAGCGCCGGCATGGCATCAAGTGCAATCGACGCGATGCCGAGCGGAATTTTCACCATGCCGCCGATTGCGGACAAGCTGATAAAAATAGCGGCCAGGGCAATGTGCTGCGTCTTCATTGTCATTCCTCCCGCTTTTTCGAGCGCC includes these proteins:
- a CDS encoding ECF transporter S component; the encoded protein is MKTQHIALAAIFISLSAIGGMVKIPLGIASIALDAMPALIAALFLAAPLAGFIAAAGHLLSALFGGMPLGPFHLLIALEMFAVVWLFAKLHRNGKTWWKWGAFIIGNGVLAAVPFYFLLSPAFFYASVPGLLLAASINAVAAGLVAPFVTAAARRFA
- a CDS encoding alpha-ribazole-5-phosphate synthase, whose amino-acid sequence is MRNALMVDGMVITTDNSAAIGEKPQDIVHVPDEVAAKFAARVALAEQWAAGGEATAILLHNFSGELQWPRYVSGITQLFSELDMPVPPVSGSTESNMETLQSALAVTIIGRKLRMLADPHELEWFIYGEPLVGEAVINHPDRIADLRIVKNALDLNQIERVWPIGSQGIEQEAKKLFGRTMPLAQGISEEAAGGPATCLLIGVRTSKVEEAKRLFGRHFRELIE